Proteins from one Bradyrhizobium roseum genomic window:
- a CDS encoding PEGA domain-containing protein, whose translation MRFVLAVAIAAPCVGCASVTRGTTENISISSTPAGATAELSGLDNPTTCVTPCVVVAKRSADITVTVTKEGYEPQVIPLTKEIPGAGAAGFAGNLLVGGLVGMGVDAATGAAQDHKPNPVIVTLQPVAPPARRPKPPRRAPTPQS comes from the coding sequence ATCAGATTTGTGCTGGCCGTAGCAATCGCGGCGCCGTGTGTGGGATGTGCGTCCGTAACGCGGGGAACAACCGAGAATATTTCGATCTCGAGTACGCCTGCCGGGGCGACGGCCGAGCTGTCGGGGCTGGATAATCCGACGACCTGCGTCACCCCCTGTGTGGTCGTGGCCAAGCGCAGCGCCGATATCACAGTGACCGTCACCAAGGAAGGCTATGAGCCGCAGGTGATTCCTTTGACCAAGGAAATCCCGGGGGCTGGTGCGGCCGGTTTCGCGGGCAATCTCCTGGTCGGTGGCCTGGTCGGAATGGGTGTCGATGCCGCCACCGGCGCGGCCCAGGATCACAAGCCGAATCCGGTTATCGTGACCCTGCAGCCGGTCGCGCCGCCGGCCCGCCGGCCGAAGCCGCCAAGACGGGCGCCGACGCCGCAGAGCTGA
- the parE gene encoding DNA topoisomerase IV subunit B produces the protein MSKPLKTAAKTKPNDLFGAESKGRTAAKAASRSASAEAGYTAADIEVLEGLEPVRRRPGMYIGGTDEKALHHLFAEVIDNSMDEALAGHASFIEVELGADGFLTITDNGRGIPVDPHPKFPKKSALEVIMCTLHSGGKFDSKVYETSGGLHGVGVSVVNALSSLLEVEVAREQKLYKMSFERGHPKGKLQDLGKINNRRGTRIRFKPDTDIFGAKAAFKPQRLFKMARSKAYLFGGVKIRWRCDPALLKGIEEVPAEDEFHFVGGLKDYLAAAVHADTLVHPDIFSGKSGRNGAHGACEWAVAWTADADGFLSSYCNTVPTPDGGTHESGMRSAMLRGLKDHAERIGQGKRAAPITSEDVMVGAAVMLSVFVREPEFQGQTKDRLATAEAQKIVEQAIKDPFDHWLSGNPLQANKLLDFVVERADERLRRRAEKETSRKTAVKKLRLPGKLADCTNTATEGSELFIVEGDSAGGSAKQARDRKTQAILPLRGKILNVASAGKDKLTANAQLSDLMQAIGCGTLAHYREEDLRYSRIIIMTDADVDGAHIASLLITFFYRQTPRLIDEGHLYLAVPPLYRLTHGAKTVYARDEAHKEALLKSEFNANAKVEVGRFKGLGEMMPAQLKETTMDPAKRTLLRVVLLADDREGTADSVERLMGTKAEARFAFISDKAEFASDDLLDV, from the coding sequence ATGTCCAAGCCATTGAAAACTGCTGCAAAAACCAAACCCAACGATCTCTTTGGGGCGGAATCGAAGGGCCGCACGGCGGCCAAGGCCGCATCCCGATCAGCCAGCGCCGAGGCCGGCTATACCGCCGCCGACATCGAGGTGCTGGAGGGACTGGAGCCGGTGCGCCGTCGTCCCGGCATGTATATCGGCGGCACCGACGAAAAGGCGCTGCATCACCTGTTCGCCGAAGTCATCGACAATTCGATGGACGAGGCGCTGGCGGGACACGCCTCCTTCATCGAGGTGGAACTCGGCGCCGACGGCTTCCTCACCATCACCGACAACGGCCGCGGCATCCCGGTCGATCCGCATCCGAAATTTCCAAAGAAATCCGCGCTCGAAGTCATCATGTGCACGCTGCATTCCGGCGGCAAGTTCGACTCCAAGGTCTACGAGACCTCCGGCGGTCTGCACGGCGTCGGCGTCTCGGTGGTGAACGCCCTCTCCTCGCTGCTCGAGGTCGAGGTCGCGCGCGAACAAAAACTCTACAAGATGTCGTTCGAGCGCGGCCATCCCAAAGGCAAGCTCCAGGATCTCGGCAAGATCAACAACCGCCGCGGCACAAGGATTCGCTTCAAGCCCGATACCGATATCTTCGGCGCCAAAGCCGCGTTCAAGCCGCAACGGCTGTTCAAGATGGCGCGTTCGAAGGCCTATCTGTTTGGCGGCGTGAAGATTCGCTGGCGCTGCGATCCCGCGCTGCTGAAGGGCATCGAAGAGGTGCCCGCCGAGGACGAATTCCACTTCGTCGGCGGCCTGAAGGACTATCTCGCCGCCGCCGTCCACGCCGACACGCTGGTGCATCCGGATATCTTCTCCGGCAAATCCGGCCGCAACGGCGCCCACGGCGCCTGCGAATGGGCGGTCGCCTGGACCGCGGACGCCGACGGCTTCCTCTCTTCCTACTGCAACACGGTGCCGACGCCCGACGGCGGCACCCATGAATCCGGCATGCGCAGCGCGATGCTGCGCGGCCTGAAAGACCACGCCGAGCGCATCGGCCAGGGCAAGCGCGCCGCCCCGATCACCTCGGAAGACGTCATGGTGGGTGCTGCCGTGATGCTGTCGGTCTTCGTGCGCGAGCCGGAATTCCAGGGCCAGACCAAGGACCGCCTGGCGACGGCAGAAGCCCAGAAGATCGTCGAACAGGCGATCAAGGACCCGTTCGACCACTGGCTGTCGGGCAATCCGCTGCAGGCCAACAAGCTGCTGGATTTCGTCGTCGAGCGCGCCGACGAGCGGCTGCGCCGCCGCGCCGAAAAGGAGACCTCACGCAAGACCGCGGTGAAGAAGCTGCGGCTTCCCGGCAAGCTCGCTGACTGCACCAACACGGCGACCGAAGGCTCCGAACTCTTCATCGTCGAGGGCGACTCGGCCGGCGGCAGCGCCAAGCAGGCGCGCGACCGCAAGACCCAGGCGATCCTGCCCCTGCGCGGAAAAATCCTCAACGTCGCTTCCGCCGGCAAGGACAAGCTGACCGCCAACGCCCAGCTCTCAGACCTGATGCAGGCGATCGGCTGCGGCACGCTGGCACATTACCGCGAGGAAGATCTGCGTTATTCCCGCATCATCATCATGACCGACGCCGACGTCGACGGCGCGCATATCGCATCATTGCTGATCACGTTCTTCTACCGCCAGACGCCGCGGCTGATCGACGAGGGACATCTCTATCTGGCGGTACCGCCGCTCTATCGCCTCACCCATGGCGCCAAGACGGTCTACGCCCGCGACGAAGCCCACAAGGAAGCGCTGCTGAAGAGCGAATTCAACGCCAACGCCAAGGTCGAGGTCGGCCGCTTCAAAGGCTTGGGCGAAATGATGCCGGCGCAGCTCAAGGAGACCACCATGGACCCGGCCAAGCGCACCCTGCTCCGTGTGGTGCTGCTGGCCGACGACCGCGAGGGCACCGCCGATTCGGTCGAGCGGCTGATGGGCACCAAGGCCGAGGCGCGGTTCGCCTTCATCTCCGACAAGGCCGAATTCGCCAGCGACGACCTGCTGGACGTGTGA
- a CDS encoding outer membrane protein → MKKLVIALTALAAFTGSAVAADLGARPYAKAPAPMAAYNWTGFYIFGGGGGGLWSADTTVQSTATGACILCTNQRQGGDGWFGTVGAGYDWQVGPTWLIGVFGDGQFGSIKGTIQDQVPFVAGSIKMETAWAAGARVGMLIAPNVLSYVNGGYTGSDWSGTSLVSTINGAPAGTHTNGFSRNGWFVGGGVENNLNFFGINAPGWFMKTEYRTAFYDRKAINELVDGTNALVGRDITFKPWVQTISTSLVYRFNWGGAPVQARY, encoded by the coding sequence ATGAAGAAGTTAGTGATCGCTCTGACCGCTCTGGCGGCATTCACTGGATCGGCCGTCGCGGCGGATCTCGGAGCACGCCCCTATGCCAAGGCCCCGGCGCCCATGGCCGCCTATAACTGGACTGGCTTCTATATTTTTGGTGGTGGTGGCGGCGGCCTGTGGTCAGCCGATACGACCGTTCAGTCGACTGCGACAGGCGCCTGCATCCTCTGCACCAATCAGCGCCAGGGTGGCGATGGCTGGTTCGGCACTGTCGGTGCCGGTTACGACTGGCAGGTCGGCCCGACCTGGCTTATCGGCGTGTTCGGCGACGGCCAGTTTGGCAGCATCAAGGGAACGATCCAGGATCAAGTTCCGTTCGTGGCTGGCTCCATCAAGATGGAAACGGCTTGGGCTGCGGGTGCCCGGGTTGGCATGCTCATCGCGCCGAACGTGCTTTCCTACGTGAACGGTGGCTACACCGGTTCCGACTGGTCTGGCACTTCGCTCGTCTCGACCATTAACGGCGCGCCGGCTGGCACTCACACCAACGGCTTCAGCCGCAACGGTTGGTTTGTCGGCGGCGGTGTGGAAAACAACCTGAACTTCTTTGGTATCAACGCGCCGGGCTGGTTTATGAAGACCGAATACCGCACGGCTTTCTACGATCGCAAGGCGATCAACGAACTCGTAGATGGAACCAATGCGCTCGTCGGCCGCGACATCACCTTCAAGCCATGGGTTCAGACGATCAGCACCTCGCTGGTCTACCGCTTCAACTGGGGTGGCGCGCCGGTCCAGGCCAGGTACTGA
- a CDS encoding SDR family NAD(P)-dependent oxidoreductase: MTTKPFDLTGKVAIVTGGNGGIGLGMARGLAQAGAAVAVVGRNEAKSAEAVADLKKGGATAIAVTADVTDKEAVAAMVGRVRSELGRLDVLVNNAGISIRKPPHVLDIAEWNKVIETNLTSAFLCSQAVHPDMKAAGGGKIINIGSMMSIFGASFASAYAASKGGIVQFTRACACAWAADNIQANAILPGWIDTDLTKRARQEIDGLHDRVLARTPAARWGAIDDFAGIAVFLASPASDFVTGTAIPVDGGYSIMG; this comes from the coding sequence ATGACCACAAAACCCTTCGATCTCACCGGCAAGGTAGCCATCGTCACCGGCGGCAATGGCGGCATCGGGCTCGGCATGGCCAGGGGCCTCGCCCAGGCCGGCGCGGCGGTCGCGGTGGTGGGCCGCAATGAAGCCAAGTCGGCAGAGGCCGTCGCCGATCTCAAGAAAGGCGGCGCCACGGCGATCGCGGTCACCGCCGACGTCACCGACAAGGAAGCGGTCGCCGCCATGGTCGGCCGCGTCAGGAGCGAACTCGGCCGCCTGGATGTCCTCGTCAACAATGCCGGGATCAGCATCCGCAAGCCGCCGCATGTGCTCGATATCGCTGAATGGAACAAGGTGATCGAGACCAACCTGACCAGTGCGTTCCTGTGCTCGCAGGCGGTCCACCCCGACATGAAGGCGGCCGGCGGCGGCAAGATCATCAACATCGGCTCGATGATGTCGATCTTCGGCGCCAGCTTCGCGTCGGCCTATGCGGCCAGTAAGGGCGGCATCGTGCAGTTCACGCGCGCCTGCGCGTGCGCCTGGGCCGCCGACAACATCCAGGCCAACGCCATCCTGCCGGGCTGGATCGATACCGATCTGACCAAGCGCGCCCGCCAGGAGATCGACGGCCTGCACGATCGCGTGCTGGCGCGGACGCCGGCCGCGCGCTGGGGCGCGATCGACGATTTTGCCGGGATCGCGGTCTTCCTCGCCTCGCCGGCGTCCGACTTCGTCACGGGGACGGCTATCCCGGTGGACGGCGGCTACTCGATCATGGGCTGA